The following are encoded in a window of Sandaracinaceae bacterium genomic DNA:
- a CDS encoding sigma-54-dependent Fis family transcriptional regulator: MTTTRRNAWTTASQQSVNVRDSDADPTPGLVLVYSRLHAQLVPVAPLRTSPFSVGREDSNALCIPEAAVSRHHARLEQRGQRWWIVDQNSTNGVTLNGVRVSEAPLASHDVLRIGDSVYRFATDGATRYVAYPPSAQVVAGARPFTHDRSGPLIGGYQIDQLLDRVQRVAPTGLAVIITGESGTGKELVARELHRRSGRTGHFQAINCAALSPTLIESELFGHRKGAFTGATHDKPGLLRAADGGTLFLDEIGDMPLEAQAKLLRVLQEKEVLPIGASRPVALDVRVACATHRDLEDLVAGGSFRGDLLARLREFEIELPPLRHRREDVLPLLRHFLAAAGRPVSDPSFSYMLALAHYDWPYNVREMESAVRLSVALAAGMELDLRHLPKPVQAALDAHGQPARAPQHDARGHHPARETARGGDAPDEVQLRLALAEHRGNVAAVGRVFGKERMQVHRWMRRYGINAEDYRA; encoded by the coding sequence ATGACCACCACGCGTCGCAACGCTTGGACCACGGCGTCGCAGCAGAGTGTCAACGTGCGCGACAGCGACGCCGACCCCACGCCGGGGCTGGTGTTGGTGTACTCGCGGCTGCACGCACAGCTGGTCCCGGTGGCGCCGCTGCGCACCAGCCCGTTCAGCGTGGGGCGTGAGGACAGCAACGCGCTCTGCATCCCAGAGGCCGCGGTGTCGCGGCACCACGCTCGGCTCGAGCAGCGCGGCCAGCGCTGGTGGATCGTGGACCAGAACTCCACCAACGGCGTCACGCTGAACGGCGTACGGGTGAGCGAGGCGCCCCTCGCCAGCCACGACGTGCTGCGCATCGGGGACAGCGTGTACCGCTTCGCGACCGACGGCGCGACGCGCTACGTGGCCTACCCGCCCAGCGCGCAGGTCGTCGCGGGAGCGCGGCCCTTCACGCACGACCGCAGCGGGCCCCTCATTGGCGGATATCAGATCGACCAACTGCTGGACCGCGTGCAGCGCGTGGCACCCACGGGGCTGGCCGTCATCATCACCGGCGAGAGCGGCACCGGGAAGGAGCTGGTGGCGCGCGAGCTGCACCGGCGCAGCGGCCGCACGGGCCACTTCCAGGCCATCAACTGCGCGGCGCTGAGCCCCACGCTCATCGAGAGCGAGCTGTTCGGGCACCGCAAGGGCGCGTTCACCGGAGCCACGCACGACAAGCCCGGGCTGCTGCGAGCAGCCGACGGCGGCACCCTGTTCCTGGACGAGATCGGCGACATGCCGCTCGAGGCCCAGGCCAAGCTGCTGCGCGTCCTGCAAGAGAAAGAGGTGCTCCCCATCGGCGCGTCGCGGCCCGTTGCGCTGGACGTGCGGGTGGCCTGCGCCACGCATCGAGACCTCGAGGACCTCGTGGCCGGCGGGTCGTTCCGGGGCGACCTGCTGGCGCGCCTGCGCGAGTTCGAGATCGAGCTGCCCCCGCTGCGCCACCGGCGCGAAGACGTGCTGCCGCTGCTGCGCCACTTCCTGGCGGCCGCGGGCCGGCCGGTGAGCGACCCGAGCTTCTCCTACATGCTGGCGCTGGCCCACTACGACTGGCCCTACAACGTGCGCGAGATGGAGAGCGCGGTGCGCCTCTCGGTGGCCCTCGCCGCCGGCATGGAGCTCGACCTGCGGCACCTCCCGAAGCCCGTGCAGGCGGCTTTGGACGCGCACGGGCAGCCTGCCCGCGCCCCCCAGCACGACGCGCGCGGCCACCACCCCGCGCGTGAGACCGCGCGTGGCGGGGACGCCCCCGACGAGGTGCAGCTGCGCCTGGCGCTGGCGGAGCACCGCGGCAACGTGGCGGCCGTGGGGCGCGTGTTCGGCAAGGAGCGCATGCAGGTGCACCGCTGGATGCGTCGCTACGGGATCAACGCCGAAGACTACCGCGCCTAG
- a CDS encoding kinase/pyrophosphorylase has protein sequence MDPKPIFVVSDSTGETAERVVRAALLQYPDARVPVRLFTRVRDRDSVSDVIKKAREHGSMIVFTIVRPELREFFHKLAQENEVEAVDVIGSLIHKVGAFLEADPVNIPTADMPLSKEYFRRVEAIEFAVKSDDGKEPRNLRRADLVLTGVSRTSKTPLSTYLAGRGLKVANVPLVLGVEPPPELYDVPGHKVIGLTLDTDHLMDIRRQRLQQLGMPGDANYGLREHVRAELEYAHAIFRENPEWMVVDVTNLAIEETATIILERLKDRDNHGLTLLPPPTA, from the coding sequence ATGGACCCCAAGCCCATCTTCGTTGTCAGTGACTCCACCGGAGAGACCGCCGAGCGCGTCGTGCGCGCGGCGCTCCTCCAGTATCCGGATGCACGTGTCCCAGTGCGCCTGTTCACACGGGTGCGCGACCGTGACTCCGTGTCGGACGTCATCAAGAAGGCGCGTGAACACGGCTCCATGATCGTGTTCACCATCGTGCGGCCGGAGCTGCGCGAGTTCTTCCACAAGCTGGCGCAGGAGAACGAGGTCGAGGCGGTGGACGTCATCGGCTCGCTCATCCACAAGGTGGGCGCGTTCCTCGAGGCCGACCCGGTGAACATCCCCACGGCCGACATGCCGCTGTCGAAGGAGTACTTCCGGCGCGTGGAGGCCATCGAGTTCGCCGTGAAGAGCGACGACGGCAAGGAGCCGCGCAACCTGCGCCGGGCCGACTTGGTGCTCACGGGCGTGAGCCGCACCAGCAAGACGCCGCTCTCCACGTACCTCGCGGGGCGCGGCCTCAAGGTGGCCAACGTGCCGCTCGTGTTGGGCGTGGAGCCGCCACCCGAGCTGTACGACGTGCCGGGGCACAAGGTCATCGGGCTCACGCTGGACACGGACCACCTCATGGACATCCGGCGCCAGCGGCTGCAGCAGCTGGGCATGCCGGGCGACGCCAACTACGGCCTGCGCGAGCACGTGCGCGCGGAGCTCGAGTACGCCCACGCCATCTTCCGCGAGAACCCCGAGTGGATGGTGGTGGACGTCACCAACCTGGCCATCGAGGAGACCGCGACCATCATCCTCGAGCGCCTGAAGGACCGGGACAACCATGGCCTCACGCTCTTGCCGCCGCCCACGGCCTGA
- a CDS encoding tRNA (cytidine(34)-2'-O)-methyltransferase encodes MPTGPKLRAEQAHEPFRIVLVDPEIPGNTGAAARTAAATQSALHLVGKLGFRIDEQSVRRAGLDYWHLVDLHRHEALGDFQVAHPGSRLHLFSSGAKRSYLDVAFQPGDALVFGKESTGLDRALLEAHPDAVVGIPTLGAVRSLNLSNAVAIVVYEALRQTGALDRTFVEEDSGPR; translated from the coding sequence ATGCCCACTGGCCCGAAGCTGCGCGCCGAGCAGGCCCATGAGCCATTCCGGATCGTCTTGGTCGACCCGGAAATCCCTGGCAACACCGGCGCGGCGGCCCGCACGGCGGCGGCCACCCAGAGCGCGCTGCACCTAGTGGGCAAGCTGGGCTTCCGTATCGACGAGCAGTCCGTGCGGCGGGCGGGGCTGGACTACTGGCACCTGGTGGACCTGCACCGCCACGAGGCGCTCGGTGACTTCCAGGTGGCCCACCCCGGTTCGCGGCTTCACCTGTTCTCGTCGGGGGCAAAGCGCAGCTACCTGGACGTGGCGTTCCAGCCGGGGGACGCGCTGGTGTTCGGAAAGGAGTCCACAGGGCTCGATCGGGCCCTGCTGGAAGCCCACCCTGACGCCGTGGTGGGCATCCCCACGCTGGGCGCCGTGCGCAGCCTGAACTTGAGCAACGCCGTCGCGATCGTGGTCTACGAGGCGCTCCGTCAGACCGGCGCGCTCGACCGCACGTTCGTGGAGGAAGACTCAGGCCCTCGCTGA